GGTTCCTGTGCCTACGCAGGCAGTTCCTGAGTAAGTCATGTTTCCGGAATTTTGCGATACGGTTGTACTATTGACATTCGCGATTTGATAGAAATTTTTTGTAGATGAAGTGGAACTCAATTGAACGCAGTTGCCTTGTATCCACAGTCCATGGAGTGGCGTAAGACTTTGTAGTGCGCCGGCCCCGTTATTTCCACCGTTGTTACCATTTCCACCGGATCCTCCACCTGAACAGTTAACAAATAGCAAGCTAGTGAGGGCCAACATACCTACAGTTAAAAAAATACTTACTGATTTATATGAAAATTTATTTCGTATTGAACCCATCATCAACTCCAATGTATTTGTATGCCAATAGATCGGCTTACATTGAGAAAATCTTGAGTTCTTTTAGCGGTGTTGTCTAGTGAATTTAGAGTGAAAATCAGGGAAAGCCGCTTCTACATTAGGCATCTCGTTTATGATGTTTAAAATGTCTAAAGATTGTCCAGTAGATTTAAAATTGCTATCCGCCACCTCAAAAATATACTGCGGCTTTATAAGCTTATTCTTATTTTGCTTCACTTTCACTAAAGATATGCCAAGATTATTTGCTATGCTTGTAATTTGCTTAGAGTTTAATGGTTCATTAAAACGGATTGTAATCAAACCGGTAAAAAACGATAGGCTCTCTGCAGGAATTCCCTCTTCTACTTTTCTCAATCCATAAGAAGAATGTTCGATTTCACCGTTTCTTTGCATTTGTTGGATAGTTTTTAAGAAGGGTCTAAGCTCTTTTTCACTGCTGACTTCCATAACATATACAATCTTTCCGCTATCTAAAGCTTTTTGCTGAGAAAACTCGTCTATTCCAAGGCGCTTTGCAAGCTTATTTAGCGGTTCCATAGAGACAAAAGAAATCGCATTTCTTGCGATTTGTACTTGGTTGGTTCTTTCTTTTTCAATCTGGTAAGTTACAGAATTGGAATCTAACCTAAACAAAGTCGCACAATAGCTCGCAGCATTAGCGACATTATGATATGTAAAAACACTGCTCATTAGAGAAACGAATATAAAAAGTTTTAACATAGCCATTTTCCTTTATGCTTACGCGTATATTGAGAATGGGCATAATAGCATATATTTTAGGCGGTTAACAGAGCTTCATGTTGAAACTCTAGAGGCGCGAGCAATAGAGTATTTTTTATATAATCTGTACAATATGCTTACACTTTTAAATTTCTTGATAGGTGCTTGGCTAGTGTTGACAAATATCTAGCCCATCATCGTATATTATCAACATGGATAAATTTGTCGTATCGTCTGATGATTGTTTGATTCTCAAAGCTCTTAAGGATTCCAAATCTTTGCGTGAGGCGGCTCAGCTTCTGGGTTGTGACCCTGCGGGATTGGCTAGGCGTGTGCAGCATATTTCTAGTAAGCATGGATTTGTTCAGAAGGTGAATAATCGTTGGCAAATTACCTCACGAGGTATGGATTTGGTCGCTTGGACGGAATCGAGTATTTTGAGTCAGAAAAAAATATTTTCTTCAAACGATAGTCTCCGCATTGCAAGTACAATGTGGTTTGGTGAAGAAGTTCTTATTCCTAATTTATCAAAACTCAAAGATTTTTTTAATGAAGATATATCTGTATCCCTATCTGTCCCCGATGAGGGATTCGAGTTGTCGCTGGTCAGTGGAAATGTTGATTTTGTTGTTGCCTGCCACCCCCCAGAAAATCCAGAGATTGCTCACAAACAAATAACGGAAGAAAAATGGATACTGATAGCGCCGGTATCTTGGAAAAAAAACATAAAATCAAAAAGCGAAAATATTTTAGAGTTTCTAAAAGACAAACCTTTTATTAGTCACCGTGATATCAATGTGGATTTATTTTTATCTGGTGCTGCAATCAAAAAATCAGACATCAGCATTAATAATCTTATCGGTATTCGATCGGCTGTCTGCGCGAATTTAGGGTGGAGCTTAGTTCCTAAAATCTTGGTTGATCGTCATTTGAAAAATAATGAATTGATCGAAATCCCTTATGAAATACCAACTCAAGACAGAAAAGTTTGCGTTTGGTGGCTTAGAAATCGCGATGGTTTAAAACGACAATCCAGTAAAATTTCATCTTGGATCGAAGAAGTCTGTCCATAAATTAAATTCAAACGAGCTCTTCTATGCTTTTGATTGTTTCGAGAAGTGAATTGTAGTCTTGGGATTGCATAAGAATTCTTCCAAAATCTTCACCAGAGCCCTCTCGTTTTTTTACTGTCATTCCTGATTTTAAACCAGATTGTATATCCACCAGATTTGGATCTTGTAAAAGAGAAGCATAATCCGGTTCTCTTTCGACAACACCCTCTCCAGGATGTAGAATCCAAACAGCGGCGTGGCAATTTGATTTGGCTTTTACCGAAGGTGCCTTGCCACATTCGATGTCGATGAGAGTTTTCCATGGTGAAAATCCATAGCAGAGTTCGATCAACTTCATAATGTATCCACCCGGAGGTCTAATGGCGATTTCTCCAAAGAGAATATTTTTTTCAGTCAAGTAGTACTCAACGTGAGCAATACCATTTTTGATTCCAAAGGTTTTGATAATTTGCGAGTTGAATTTTGAAAGTTTATCTTTAGAAATTTCATCGAGTTTTGCAGGAACAATATTGCATACGTGGTGAGTATGATAGTCTGTTGTATTTGAAAAAATAATCTCGCCATTGCAAACAAAACTTTCAACGCTGTACTCTTTTCCTTTAATGTATTTTTCGGCTAGCATATTGGGTTTCATTTCAGAAAGGCCATCAATGCTATTGGCGATCACAAGACCGCGACTGCCCGAGCTGTCTCGCTCTTTTAGAACAATAGGAAATCCAAATTTCTGTGCTAACTCTTCAGGAGTTGTGGCTTCATCAATCAAAATAAAATCTGTAATCGGGATATGATGCTTTCTGGCATGATTTTTCATTTCAAATTTGTCGTGGCAAAGATTGAATTTTTCTAGATCAGCTTTTTTTGAAAGGGATTTTTTAAGAATTTGTTGAGCAATAGGAATTGATTTTTCTGTGAGAGGTATAATGGCATCGAAGGACATGTTTTTAAACATGTCATAGTTTCCATTAAAAACCATTTCTGAATATTTTTTTGACCCAAATGATTTAGTCGAGAATTTTGGTTTTTTTAAATTTAGAACATAAGTTTCAAATCCCAATTCAACTGCTTTTTGAATAGGGTCGAGCCTCTTTCCAACAAATAAAATCGATTTACCGCTCTTCAATATTAAATTCTCGCTGTTCACTTTGTTCTTCGGTGTACACAGAAAAATAAATTCTACCGATTTCGCGGCCATCTGTCGTCTCTATTTGTACACGCCAGTCTCCGGGCTGGTATTTGGACTTGTACGTAAACCCTCGAAAGCCATCCTCTCTGCCGCCAGAGATCGTCATTGGAATCAAATCCCATGTTGTCCAGCCTTGAATTGGATCATCATGCATCCATCGAATATTCACTTGATCAGAAAATCTTGCTGGCGAATAAATATTTGTGAAGAAGTAAATGTTATCACCGAATTGGGCCTCAAAAGCTTGATCACCGTTTTGCCAGAATTTCCAGATAGGCTTTTGGTGGTACAAAAGATACTTCCCATCTTTTTTTTCTACGTTGTGATAAATTCCCATGTATTTAGCGGAGAGCGGAACGGGCGGAATCCATCCGGCAAAATAAAATAATATAAAAGCAGATTGGACCACTACCATTGGCATGAACAGCTGCTTTTGAATGAATACTTTTTCAATATCTCTGGGAAGAATTTTTTTAAATAAAAAGTACGCACAGCCAATTGTTGATAACACAGCAAGCGCAAAAGGAATCAGCCCAATGAAACCCAAAATTGTTGGATAGAGCATAGAGAAGAAAGCATTCAAACAAAGAATGAACATCCCAAACTTTAGCCAGTGACCAGCACTCTGAACCCTCGACATTTCGTTGGCTATGAGAATTGCGCCAATGATAATAATAAAAACAAAAGAACTCAGCAGTGATGAGCTTTTAAAATAAAAAATAGAATACAGACTTAAGAGTGAACCAAACAAAAAGTGTACAACGAGCTGACGGTACTCCCAAATTTTGGTAAGCTTCGCAGGAATTTGAATTTTCTGAAATGAATTTAGAACATCATAATAAAGAATCATTCCAATGATTGTCAGATAGGCAACCTGTTGAAAGATTGCAAAAAGATCATCGGGGTCAGAAAGTGTGACGAGATCAAATAAAAATCCGCCCACGAAAAATGCAATCATCAAATGAGCTTCATGCTTGTTGTATAATTCAGAAAATTTAGATTTTAAGTGCGCAGGTTTATAATAATTTTCCATATGTAGAGGGTTCCATTTTTGTAGGTGTAGGGCAATTGTTGAGTATGATGTATAAATGAATTTTTTTTCATATAGTTTAGTAAAATCAATATGCTTAATGCAACGCGCATTAGTTGAATTCTGCCCCTCAATAAAACTATATTCAGTTGAACTGTTTAACAAACTGAAAGGAATCACTATCATGAAACTTTACGTAAAAAAATCGTTAGGTGTTTTTGCTCTAGTAGCTGTATTAGCAACTTCAATGACTGCATGTTTAAAAGATAAAACTGCTGAAACAACAACTGAAGAAACTGCTGTAGAGCAAACTGCTCCAACAGAAGGTCAACCAACAGAAGCGCCTCCTGCTGATGCTGGAACAACTCAATCTAACTAATTTTATTTAGTCATAGACTAGAGATAGATCTAAAAAACGCAAGCCATGGGGAAATCCTGAGACTTGCGTTTTTTTTTGTGCTAGCTTTTGTAGTATTGCATATCACTAACTACAAACTTAATCGGGGGATTAATGAGCTTTTACTGGCATAAAAACTATCCAAAAGGTATTCCAGAGCAAATCGACGTCAATCAGTACTCATCCATCGTTCAAGTTATAGAAGAATCCTGCAAAAAATTTAGTAACCTTAAAAGCTTCACAAATATGGGCGAAAGTCTAACTTTTGACCGAGTCAATAAGCTCAGTGATGATTTCGCATCGTTTCTTCAACACGAGCTGAAACTAAAAAAAGGTGATCGTATAGCGATTCAAATGCCGAACTGTCTTCAATATCCCATCGCTCTCTTTGGCGCATTGAAGGCAGGACTGATCGTAGTGAACACAAATCCTCTCTACACAGTAAAAGAAATGGATCATCAATTTAAAGATTCCGGCATTAAGGCCATCGTGATCTTTGCGAATTTTGCCGTGAACCTAGAAAAAATTCTCCCCAATTTCCCTCACATCAATATCGTTGTGACAGAACTTGGAGATATGTTTAAGCCTGTTAAAAAACTACTAGTGAACTCAGTTGTAAAAAACGTAAAGAAAATGGTTCCTGCTTACAGTCTTCCGGGTGCATATAGCTTTGCTGAAACACTGTCTATTGGTGCAAAAAAGAAATATCAAAAAGTAGATATCAAATCTGATGAAGTGGCTTTCCTTCAATACACGGGAGGAACTACCGGAGTCTCTAAAGGCGCAATCCTTACAAATAAAAATATTATTGCGAATATGCTCCAGGCAAAAGAATGGATGTCTCCACTTTTAAGAGACGGCGAAGAGGTGATCATTACGGCGCTTCCGCTTTATCATATTTTTTCTCTTACAGTGAATTGCTTAATTATGATGTCTAAGGGCGGAGAGAATGTTCTTATTACAAATCCAAAAGATATTCCTGGATTCATTAAAGAATTAAAAAAGCACAAGTTCACAGTCATGACAGGTGTGAATACGCTCTTCAATGCTCTGATGAATAATCCTAAGTTTTCTGAAATTAATTTTAAGAGTGTAAAGCTCTCTGTGGCGGGAGCTACGGCTCTGCAAAAAGCAGTTGCAGAAAAATGGAAACAAAAAACCGGAACTACTGTTATAGAAGGTTATGGATTAACTGAGGCATCTCCAATTGTGTGTTGCAACCCTGTTGGAGGTGGCGACCAAATAGGAACCATCGGAATGCCAGTCCCATCAACGGAAGTAAAGCTTTTGGATGATGACGGGAAAGAAGTTAAAGAGGGCGAGCCAGGAGAGCTTTGTGTAAAAGGTCCGCAAGTGATGCAAGGTTATTGGAATCGTCCGGATGAAACTGATAAAGTGATCAAAAATGGCTGGTTGCACACGGGCGATATTGCAGTTTCTGATTCTTCCGGGTTCTTTAAAATTGTAGATCGCAAAAAAGATATGATTCTTGTTTCTGGATTTAATGTTTATCCAAATGAGATCGAAGATGTAGTGGCAAGTCATCCAGGAGTTCTGGAGGTCGCGGCTGTTGGAATTCCAGATGAACATTCTGGTGAAGCCGTAAAACTTTTTATCGTGAAGAAAGATCCAAATCTAAAAGAACAAGATGTTTTGGATTTCTGTAAAGATAAGCTTACAAATTACAAGCGTCCAAAATCTATTGAATGGCGCAAAGAATTGCCAAAAACAAATGTAGGTAAGATTTTAAGAAGAGAACTTAGAGGATAATCTTGCCTCTTTCTTAATCGAACAGGATTTCATGAAGCTCTCAGTTATTGTACTCATTCTGTTTTGTACTATGAATCTCTTTGCTGCAGAGTCTGAGATGCAAAGACGCGATCATGTGATCGTGTCTTTGATTGCTGATCACGATCAAATTTCTTCCAATCAAGACTTTAAAGTTGGCTTAAAATTCATTATCGAAAAGGGCTGGCACATTTATTGGAAAAATCCTGGGGACTCAGGTACAGCCCCCAAAATTAAATGGGAACAATCTAAAGTCCAAATTTCCAGCTTCAGCTGGCCGACCCCACATATATTTCACATCGAGCCTCTGGCAAACTACGGTTATGAAAAAGAAGTTATTTTTCCAATGGAGGTTAAGTTTTCTGGAAATAATTTTCAACTTGCAGGTGAGGCTTCGTGGTTGGTTTGTAAGATTGAATGCATTCCCGGAAAAGCACAGCTGAAACTCACAATTCCAGTGGGCGAAGAGGAGATATCTTTTTCTGACTCAAAAGAAATCGAAAAATATCTTTCGTTAAAAGCCATCGCTACCAATGACATCAAGCTTTCGCTTGATCAAGATGCCTCGACATTCAAATTAAAATTCTCCTCTGAAGACATGGATTTAAAGTCTTTCGAAAAAGCTTATTTTTTTCCTAATGATGGGACATACATTGCCCACGCAGCTCCACAGGAAATGTCCACTGATAAAAACCACATTGAGCTCACTATCAAAAAGAGTGATTCACTGACAGAAAATCCTGAATTCATTGATGGAGTTTTAGCATTAGAGAAAAAAGGTGAACCAAGACTATCTTTTGAAGTTTCTAGTGAAGCTAAAGGAGCAGGTCTCTCTCTTTGGATGGCTCTGGCATTTGCCTTCTTAGGAGGATTGATTTTAAACCTTATGCCGTGTGTATTTCCGGTGATCTCTATTAAAATTTTAGGTTTTGTAGATTCAAGTCAAAAAACGAATACAGAAATTTCTAATCACGGGTGGGCTTATACTGCAGGAGTTCTGCTTTCGTTTTTGATTTTGAGTGGTGCTCTTTTAATTTTAAGATCACTCGGACAAAGTCTAGGCTGGGGATTCCAATTGCAATCGCCATATTTTGTAATTTTCATGATGGTTTTATTTTTTCTTATTGCTCTTAATCTCTGGGGAGTGTTTGAAATTGGGGAAAACCTAGCGGGCGTTGGGAACAAAGTTTCCAGACAAAAAGGCTATGGAGGTTCCTTCTTTACAGGAATTCTTGCGACACTTGTTGCAACTCCGTGTACGGCTCCTTTTATGGGTTCGGCACTTGGATTTGCAATTACACTTCCGCCAATTCAATCCGTATTTATTTTTTTGATGTTGGGATTTGGAATGGCGGTCCCATATTTAATATTGAGTTACTTTCCTTCTTGGATTCGAAAACTTCCTAAGCCAGGTCCGTGGATGATCACATTCAAAAAAATCTTAGCAATACCAATGTTATTGACGGTGGTGTGGCTGGGGTGGGTGCTGTCACTGCAACTTCAGAGCCCGGAAAACATAAAAAATGAAGGAGCCTGGATTTCTTATTCTGAAACTGAACTTCAAAAGTTACGGGATGAAGGGGCTCCTGTATTTGTGGATTTCACTGCGGCGTGGTGCATAACTTGCCAGGTGAACAAGAAAGTTGTTCTTAATACTGACAAAATTCAATTGGCTTTCAAAGAGGCAGGCGTTGTGCTTATGAAAGCGGACTGGACCAATCAAGATCCTGTAATCACAAAGGCTTTGGCAGCATTTGATAGAAACAGTGTTCCTCTTTACATTTTATATACAAAAAACAAGGATGATAAGCCCCTTGTCCTGCCCGAGATTCTTACAGATGATATTGTGCTAAATAGTCTCAAGAAACTTTAACAAATCTGGGATTGATCTTTACCATAAGCAACTCTAGAATTTTACACAAATAGAAGGAGACATTATTATGATCAAATTAAGCGCACTGCTATTATCGCTATTTATGGCTACTGTATCGTTTGCAGCAAAGGTTGGAGAAAAGGCTCCAGACTTTAAAGTTTCAGATATGAACGGTAAGACTGTTCAGTTGGCAGATTTCAAAGGAAAATTCGTAGTTCTTGAGTGGATGAACGAAGGCTGTCCTTTTGTTAAAAAACATTATGAATCAAACAATATGCAAAAGCTTCAGAAAGAATACACTGGCAAAAATGTTGCGTGGCTGACAGTTGCTTCTTCACAAAAAGGCAAACAAGGTCACTGGACTCCAGAGCAAGCTCAAACGAAAGCAAAAGAGTGGAATATGGCTCCAACTGCAATTCTACTGGATGAGGGCGCTAAAATGGGCAAGGCTTACGGAGCAAAAGTTACTCCGCACATGTTCGTTATCAATCCAGAGGGTGTTCTGGTTTACAACGGAGCTATTGATGACAATGATTCTTCAGACGCTGCGGATATTCCTAAATCTACAAACTATGTAGATCTAGCCCTTAAAGAATCTCTTGCAGGAAAACCTGTTAAAGTTTCAACTTCTAAGCCTTATGGTTGTGGAGTTAAGTTTTAAGTTATATTATCGTAGCTTATGAAATCTGGAGCTTCTAATACGCCGGACGTATTGCAAAATTCTAAAGACGCGCCGGCGTTACCCAATAAACCTGTAAAATTCGTTCTTCATTTTCTTAGTTTTTATAAATGGAGTCTCGCTCTCATGTTCTTGTTAGAAATGGGACAAGCTGCTTGCCAAATCATGATTCCTTACGCCATCAAAAAACTAATCGATGTGCATACACTTCAAAATTTAGATCCCAATGGGTCAATCTTTGTTCAGTACAAAGATCCTCTGATTCTTTTTGTTTGTTTAAGTTTAGGAATTTTAATTTTCAGCAGAGCCAGCGGCGCAATGCTGGTGATAATTGGGCCTACCCTGAGAAGGCGTGTAAAAGTGAATCTTTATCACTATCTTCAATATCATTCTCAAAGATTTTTCTCTTCGCATTTTTCGGGGTCACTATCAAATCGTATCAACGAAGTATCGATGAGTGTGAATCACTCGACATGGACAATTCTTTTTGATTTCTGGCCAATCATCGTTACCTTCTCCTTCTCGCTTTACTTATTGTTGAATGCGCACGTGGGATTGGGAATGTTTTTGGGTGGATGGATTTTATTCTACATCACGGTGTCGTATTTCTTGGCTCGTAAATGCCGTGAGTACGCCAAGAACTATGCAGAAGCTCGCAGTACAGTCAGTGGAAAGATTGTGGATGCTGTCACCAACATCATGAACACGAAGCTCTTTACGCAACTTGATTTTGAAAGAAATCATCTTGGAAATCATTTAAACAACGAAGTCGACCTAGCAAGAAAAACTTTTTGGTTTATGGAAAAGATGAGATGGTTTCAGTTTGTCTCAACGCTTGTTCTACAAGTTGCAATGATCCTTTACAGTCTAACAGTATGGCAAAAAAGTGAAATCACGGTAGGTGAGTTTTCGATGATTGCCTCGCTCTCACTTTTGATCATTAACGATGCTAGAGGATTAAGCCGTAGATTCCTGGAATTTTTTGAATACATTGGGAACGTCACAGACGGCGTGAGAATTATGATTGTTTCACATGATATTGTGGACAGCGACAATGCGACAGTAATTAAGGTGCCAGATGGTCAAATCGAATTCAAAAACGTAGGTTTTGAATATTCTGAAGGGAAAAAAGTATTTGAAGATCTCAGCGTAAAAATTCCCGCGGGACAGAAAGTGGGCTTAGTCGGATTTTCAGGATCCGGAAAGTCTACTTTTTTAAATTTAATTTTAAGATTTTATGAAATCAATAAAGGTGAAATCCTTATTGATAATCAGAATATCAGCAAGGTGACTCAGGATTCTTTGAGAGCAGATGTGAGCGTGATTCCGCAGGAACCAATGTTATTTCACAGATCACTGATGGAGAATATTCGTTATGGTAGAATCAAAGCTACCGACGAAGAAGTGATCAAGGCTTCAAAAGATGCTCACGCTCATGATTTTATTGTAGAAAAGCCCCTACAATATAAATCTCTAGTTGGTGAGAGAGGGATTAAGCTCTCTGGCGGACAAAGACAAAGAATCGCGATTGCTAGAGCATTTTTAAAGAATGCTCCTATACTTTTAATGGATGAGGCAACATCATCACTGGATTCCTTTACTGAAAAATTAATTCAAGTGAGTTTAAAAAAATTAATGAAAAATCGAACGGTACTTGTGATTGCACATAGGCTCTCGACAATTTCGCAACTTGATAGAATTATTGTTTTTCACGAAGGTAAAATCATTGAAGATGGAAATCATGATGAGCTCATTGCACTCGGTGGTCACTACTCGAAGATGTGGAATATGCAAGCGGGGGGCTTCTTGCCGTCCAGTTTTGATGAAGAAAAAGAATCTGATGATAAGGAAGAAGCGCCGCTGATGGGTTAGATGCTATGCAGCGGTGTCTTTAAAGATAAAATACGCTGCACCTGCCAAACACAGTGAAGCATACATAAAATTCTTTGATATAGGCGTTTTCATATAAAGTACCGCAAAGCCTGCAAACACAATCATTGTGATGATTTCTTGAATTACTTTAAGTTGAGGTAAAGTGAAGTAGTTTATACCTGTTCTATTGGCCGGGACTTGAAAGACGTATTCAGCAAATGCAATTAACCAGCTCACAAGGATTGCAATATAGAGTGGCTTTTCTTTTAAATTCTTTAAATGACCATACCAAGCAAAGGTCATAAACAAGTTTGAAATCAGTAGTAAACCTATGGTCTTTATCATAAAATAACATTGTCCTTTTCACGAAGTGAATGATTACTCAATCGTAAAGAATAAATAAGGAAAATCAAAATGAAATTCTTAAAATACATCACTTTCTCGCTCTCGCTCTCGCTATTTTCTTTCGACGTTCAGGCTGAAGAATTAAAAGTTGGAGCTCCAGCCCCCATCGTTATGGGAATCAATCAAGATGGGAAATCTGTTGATTTTGCCAAAGCCTATAAAACCAACAAGTATGTTCTCGTATACTTCTACCCAAAGGCAGATACACCAGGATGTACGGCTCAGGCCAATTCACTAAGAGATGCTTACGAAGCACTTCATGATAAAAAAGGAATGGCAATTTTTGGGGTCAGTGCGGATGAAGTGGCAATTCAAAAAGATTTCCAAAAGAAATACAAGCTGCCCTTTGATTTGATTGCCGATGACAAAAAAACAGTCATCAACGCTTTTGGTGTGCCAACGACGATGGGATTTGCCAAGAGACAGGCTTTCCTCATCAAAGAAGGCAAAGTGGCTTGGTTAGATAAGAATGCATCCACTAAGGAACAAGCAGATGATATTTTAAAATTCCTGAAAAATGAATCAGGTGAGAGCGAGAAATAATATGTCAAATCCATTCATCAATAGAGAAGTCGGTCCTTTCAACTCAATCCCATTTGATAAAATTCAAATCGAACACTTTATTCCTGCTCTAAAGAAAGGAATCGAAGAGGGTCATATAAATCTTAAAAAAATTAAAGAAGAAAAAAAACCTAATTTCCAAAACACCATTTTTGCCTTAGAAAATGTTTCGGAGTTATTGGACACGGTTTCTACGGTATACTTTAATCTTCATGGCTCCGAGGCAAAAACCGAACTTGCT
Above is a window of Bdellovibrionota bacterium DNA encoding:
- a CDS encoding DUF2914 domain-containing protein, with protein sequence MENYYKPAHLKSKFSELYNKHEAHLMIAFFVGGFLFDLVTLSDPDDLFAIFQQVAYLTIIGMILYYDVLNSFQKIQIPAKLTKIWEYRQLVVHFLFGSLLSLYSIFYFKSSSLLSSFVFIIIIGAILIANEMSRVQSAGHWLKFGMFILCLNAFFSMLYPTILGFIGLIPFALAVLSTIGCAYFLFKKILPRDIEKVFIQKQLFMPMVVVQSAFILFYFAGWIPPVPLSAKYMGIYHNVEKKDGKYLLYHQKPIWKFWQNGDQAFEAQFGDNIYFFTNIYSPARFSDQVNIRWMHDDPIQGWTTWDLIPMTISGGREDGFRGFTYKSKYQPGDWRVQIETTDGREIGRIYFSVYTEEQSEQREFNIEER
- a CDS encoding thioredoxin family protein, whose product is MIKLSALLLSLFMATVSFAAKVGEKAPDFKVSDMNGKTVQLADFKGKFVVLEWMNEGCPFVKKHYESNNMQKLQKEYTGKNVAWLTVASSQKGKQGHWTPEQAQTKAKEWNMAPTAILLDEGAKMGKAYGAKVTPHMFVINPEGVLVYNGAIDDNDSSDAADIPKSTNYVDLALKESLAGKPVKVSTSKPYGCGVKF
- a CDS encoding peroxiredoxin is translated as MKFLKYITFSLSLSLFSFDVQAEELKVGAPAPIVMGINQDGKSVDFAKAYKTNKYVLVYFYPKADTPGCTAQANSLRDAYEALHDKKGMAIFGVSADEVAIQKDFQKKYKLPFDLIADDKKTVINAFGVPTTMGFAKRQAFLIKEGKVAWLDKNASTKEQADDILKFLKNESGESEK
- a CDS encoding AMP-binding protein, whose amino-acid sequence is MSFYWHKNYPKGIPEQIDVNQYSSIVQVIEESCKKFSNLKSFTNMGESLTFDRVNKLSDDFASFLQHELKLKKGDRIAIQMPNCLQYPIALFGALKAGLIVVNTNPLYTVKEMDHQFKDSGIKAIVIFANFAVNLEKILPNFPHINIVVTELGDMFKPVKKLLVNSVVKNVKKMVPAYSLPGAYSFAETLSIGAKKKYQKVDIKSDEVAFLQYTGGTTGVSKGAILTNKNIIANMLQAKEWMSPLLRDGEEVIITALPLYHIFSLTVNCLIMMSKGGENVLITNPKDIPGFIKELKKHKFTVMTGVNTLFNALMNNPKFSEINFKSVKLSVAGATALQKAVAEKWKQKTGTTVIEGYGLTEASPIVCCNPVGGGDQIGTIGMPVPSTEVKLLDDDGKEVKEGEPGELCVKGPQVMQGYWNRPDETDKVIKNGWLHTGDIAVSDSSGFFKIVDRKKDMILVSGFNVYPNEIEDVVASHPGVLEVAAVGIPDEHSGEAVKLFIVKKDPNLKEQDVLDFCKDKLTNYKRPKSIEWRKELPKTNVGKILRRELRG
- a CDS encoding ATP-grasp domain-containing protein — its product is MNSENLILKSGKSILFVGKRLDPIQKAVELGFETYVLNLKKPKFSTKSFGSKKYSEMVFNGNYDMFKNMSFDAIIPLTEKSIPIAQQILKKSLSKKADLEKFNLCHDKFEMKNHARKHHIPITDFILIDEATTPEELAQKFGFPIVLKERDSSGSRGLVIANSIDGLSEMKPNMLAEKYIKGKEYSVESFVCNGEIIFSNTTDYHTHHVCNIVPAKLDEISKDKLSKFNSQIIKTFGIKNGIAHVEYYLTEKNILFGEIAIRPPGGYIMKLIELCYGFSPWKTLIDIECGKAPSVKAKSNCHAAVWILHPGEGVVEREPDYASLLQDPNLVDIQSGLKSGMTVKKREGSGEDFGRILMQSQDYNSLLETIKSIEELV
- a CDS encoding ABC transporter ATP-binding protein is translated as MKSGASNTPDVLQNSKDAPALPNKPVKFVLHFLSFYKWSLALMFLLEMGQAACQIMIPYAIKKLIDVHTLQNLDPNGSIFVQYKDPLILFVCLSLGILIFSRASGAMLVIIGPTLRRRVKVNLYHYLQYHSQRFFSSHFSGSLSNRINEVSMSVNHSTWTILFDFWPIIVTFSFSLYLLLNAHVGLGMFLGGWILFYITVSYFLARKCREYAKNYAEARSTVSGKIVDAVTNIMNTKLFTQLDFERNHLGNHLNNEVDLARKTFWFMEKMRWFQFVSTLVLQVAMILYSLTVWQKSEITVGEFSMIASLSLLIINDARGLSRRFLEFFEYIGNVTDGVRIMIVSHDIVDSDNATVIKVPDGQIEFKNVGFEYSEGKKVFEDLSVKIPAGQKVGLVGFSGSGKSTFLNLILRFYEINKGEILIDNQNISKVTQDSLRADVSVIPQEPMLFHRSLMENIRYGRIKATDEEVIKASKDAHAHDFIVEKPLQYKSLVGERGIKLSGGQRQRIAIARAFLKNAPILLMDEATSSLDSFTEKLIQVSLKKLMKNRTVLVIAHRLSTISQLDRIIVFHEGKIIEDGNHDELIALGGHYSKMWNMQAGGFLPSSFDEEKESDDKEEAPLMG
- a CDS encoding thioredoxin family protein, producing the protein MKLSVIVLILFCTMNLFAAESEMQRRDHVIVSLIADHDQISSNQDFKVGLKFIIEKGWHIYWKNPGDSGTAPKIKWEQSKVQISSFSWPTPHIFHIEPLANYGYEKEVIFPMEVKFSGNNFQLAGEASWLVCKIECIPGKAQLKLTIPVGEEEISFSDSKEIEKYLSLKAIATNDIKLSLDQDASTFKLKFSSEDMDLKSFEKAYFFPNDGTYIAHAAPQEMSTDKNHIELTIKKSDSLTENPEFIDGVLALEKKGEPRLSFEVSSEAKGAGLSLWMALAFAFLGGLILNLMPCVFPVISIKILGFVDSSQKTNTEISNHGWAYTAGVLLSFLILSGALLILRSLGQSLGWGFQLQSPYFVIFMMVLFFLIALNLWGVFEIGENLAGVGNKVSRQKGYGGSFFTGILATLVATPCTAPFMGSALGFAITLPPIQSVFIFLMLGFGMAVPYLILSYFPSWIRKLPKPGPWMITFKKILAIPMLLTVVWLGWVLSLQLQSPENIKNEGAWISYSETELQKLRDEGAPVFVDFTAAWCITCQVNKKVVLNTDKIQLAFKEAGVVLMKADWTNQDPVITKALAAFDRNSVPLYILYTKNKDDKPLVLPEILTDDIVLNSLKKL
- a CDS encoding DMT family protein; translated protein: MIKTIGLLLISNLFMTFAWYGHLKNLKEKPLYIAILVSWLIAFAEYVFQVPANRTGINYFTLPQLKVIQEIITMIVFAGFAVLYMKTPISKNFMYASLCLAGAAYFIFKDTAA
- a CDS encoding LysR family transcriptional regulator, whose product is MDKFVVSSDDCLILKALKDSKSLREAAQLLGCDPAGLARRVQHISSKHGFVQKVNNRWQITSRGMDLVAWTESSILSQKKIFSSNDSLRIASTMWFGEEVLIPNLSKLKDFFNEDISVSLSVPDEGFELSLVSGNVDFVVACHPPENPEIAHKQITEEKWILIAPVSWKKNIKSKSENILEFLKDKPFISHRDINVDLFLSGAAIKKSDISINNLIGIRSAVCANLGWSLVPKILVDRHLKNNELIEIPYEIPTQDRKVCVWWLRNRDGLKRQSSKISSWIEEVCP